TTCTCATCTTTATCATGTCAAGTACGTCAAAACCGTTCTTCTTGTAAACCACACCGGCAAGGTAGCTGTTCGATACTTCATAATCTGACGCAGGTCTCTTGAATACTACATAGTTATACTCATCGTTTTGTATCCCGAGTTCTTTACCCGCCTGCTTTAGTGTCGTGATTAGTTTTGGTATCTGCGCCTCAGGCCTTGATATGTATAACACTCCCTCTTTGTCAAGATGTTTTAGATAATCCTTTACGGCTTCTTTTGTCATTATAAAATTTTCTACCATTGACATCGCTCCGCTCGATACTGCTGAAGCAGATATCGTGTGTGCTGAAATTATTACATCAAATATTTCCTGCCTTCGCTTTATAACCGACCTTGCATCATCAGTAATAATTTCTACCTTCGGATTGTTCTTTATCAGTGGTCCCGTCCAGCCCGCCATCTTGTTGCTTATAAGGTCATTCAATATTCCATTTATCTCTACACCAATAATCTTCTTCGCCGAATAATAAGAACTTACAAGTACTTCTCCGCCCCCGCCCGAACCAACTATAAATACTTTGTCGGCGGAATCCTTTGTCACAAACGCAAGATTTGAAGCATCCGACGGCTTTGTGAGCGGTGGCATCTTTCTTACATTTGGTATGTTTGTCGTTGCATTTCCCTCGTCAAGTATCGCAAGCATTATGTTGTAACCGTCCGGAGAGTCTTCCTCCTCCTTCATCACATCAACTTTTGAGATTGTGTTCCAGGCTGTGTACATGTTCAGGTCTGGCCTTTCGGCAATGTAATTCGCATATATCTTATTCGGCGTTATACGGATTTTTAATAATTCTTCCTTCTTTATTAAAAATGCAAACACAAGTATCATTAATACTCCCGACAAAAGCGCTAGGTTCTTGTGTCTCTCTATACTGAAAAATACCGCGGCAAGAAATCCAAACGCTGAAACTATAACTATCATTCCGTTACCCCCTACAAGCGGCATCAGCAAAGTAAACGCAAATACAGAAAGACCCGCTCCCACAAGGTCTGAAAAGTACAGTCTTGAAACTTCTGCGGAAAACTTTGTCAGCAATGTTGATATTATTAATCCTGCAAAAAAGAATGGTATTGTAATTAACAGATAATAAATTGGTATTATTATAAATTGAACCTTCTGAGTAAAAAGACTGAACGGGTCTATCGGAATATAATATGAAACAGCAAATGTTAATATTACCGATGCACCGTAAATCATTGCCAATACTGTCAATAGTTTATCTACTGGTTTGTTTATAAGTTTTGGGAATAGTGATATCGCAACACCGCTTATTCCTATCCCGAGCAGAGCAACACTTATTACCATAAAAGCAAAATGATACCAGAGCGAAACTGATAAAATCCTCGTCAGCGTAAATTCATGTAATAGTGAGGCAAGTGCTATCATAAATATTCCAACCAAATGTCCTCCCGATAGACTTTCTTTTACCAATACTCCCGTAAACTTTTTCTTCATAATTCTTTGTTTTTATAAATAATTCAAACAAAAATATACTATTTGACCCTTTATCTCAATGCTTATCCCGTTCATTTCCTGCTTTTCCGCATATCTTTTTCTCGTCTCCAGACTTTTTATATCCTTTGTTCGCTTTCTTTCGAAGAAACCGTAATCGCATTTTCTCATTTTTGTCCTCCTGCAAAATCAGGAAACGGGCAAACAAATTATTAAACTCTAATTCTGTCAATTCTTGTTTCCTTTATCAAAATCATTCTGAAATATCGCGTGTCTTAGGCAAAAATTCTTCTTCATTAGTATACTCACTATCTTTTTCTTCGTAAATTTACTAAAAAGTTCAAATACGAGTTCCAAACATCAAATACTAACAAAACTCAAAATATAGCTTTAAAGTCCTCATTTAATCTACTTAACATAAACCTAAAGCAGTCTTAAATTCGAAATAAGTGCGCCATATATGCGCCATCTGTACGCTACACCTGCGCCATTTTAGTGATTCTTTTTTTAGAAAGGTAAATTTTCGGTATATTTAAGGAAATATAGTTTGTAAACTATGATATTCCCTCAATTAATTGCTGTACAAATATACAATACTTATATCAAAAAGTTAAATCAATTTTTGTTTTCCAATCGCTATAATTTTCTGTAGATTGCAAGTAATTTCTTTAAGAGTTCTTCCATCTTGTCAAGCTTCATCATGTTCGACCCGTCGCTTAATGCTTTAGCAGGATTCGGATGTGCTTCAAAGAAAAATCCGTCAACCCCGATTGCGCATGCTGCCTTTGCAAGCGGTTCAATAAATTCAGGATTTCCACCGCTCACTCCGTTCTCCTTTGAAGGCATCTGAACAGAATGTGTCGCGTCAAATATAACAGGATAACCAAACTTCTTCATTATCGGAAAGCTTCTGAAATCAACTACAAGGTTTTGGTAACCAAATGTACTTCCTCTTTCTGTAAGCATAATTTTCTTATTGCCCGTTGCCTCAACTTTCTTCGCTTGATATACTATATCCTGCGGAGCTAAAAACTGTCCCTTCTTAATGTTAACTATTTTATTCGTGTTTCCCGCTGCTTCAAGTATATCAGTTTGCCTGCAAAGAAATGCTGGAATCTGAATTACGTCAACTATATCCCCAAGTAGTTCTGCTTCCAAAGCCGAATGAACATCAGTAAGTACAGGTACATTAAACTCATATCGCACTCTCTCAAGTATTGATACCGCTTTATCAAAATCAATTCCCTTGAACGATTTCCCCGATGTTCTGTTTGCCTTCTTGTATGAAGCCTTGAATATAAAGGGTATCTTAAGCTTATCAGTTATGGTCTTTAGTTTCTCGCATGTCTTAAAAACTACACTCTTGCTCTCAACAACACACGGACCCGATATCAGCAAGAAGTTGTTTAGATTCTTCAGCCCTAATTCTTTCTTAAAGTAATTCGGTAACATAATTTATTTATCTGTTTAAGTAGTCTGTTAATTTTTGTTTAAGTTCTTTCGCAGTATAAGCCGATTTATCATACATTCCCGCTCCTATTCTCTGCCTCATCGCTTCATATATACAAACTGCAACCGAGACCGATACATTTAGCGACTGCACCATTCCGACCATCGGAATCAGAAAGTTCTTGTCAGAATGTTTCCTAGCCTCATCCGATACCCCTCTGTGCTCATTCCCGAACACAAGCGCAACTCTCTTTGTTAAATCAATATCAAACAAGGATAGATTCTTCTTATTCTCTTCCATGTGAGTTGAATAAATCTTGAACTTCTGTTTCTTAAGTTCTGCAAAGCATTTCTTTACAGAATCAAACTTCACAACCTCAACCCACTTCTTAGCACTCGCAGAAGATACTTTGCTTATCCTCGGAAACTTCTCCTCTCCGTTATAAATAAGATAAACTTTATCTATTCCAACTGATTCTGCTGTCCTGAATATTGCACTTACGTTGTGAGGATCATGCAGATTCTCAAGCACCAGTGTTAGATATTTCTGCCGTTTAGATACTACCTCTCTGAACTTATTTAGCCTTTTTTCTGTCAATACTATTAGATTAATTAAGACTTTATTTTTAAAAATTAATCAAATATGTTACTATATGCAATTTAAAATTATAAGGGTATTCCCGGTATCATTTATGCTTGGTTTATTTTTGATAACTTCTGCATTAGCACAGGTTAACAAGACTAATAATGTTCCATCTCTTTCAAGCAACAACTGGGCTGTGGGGATGTTCTATTCAGATAATGGTTTTGGACTAAGCGGAACTTATTCTTCAAGACTTTCAAGAACTACCGACCTGAACTTTAAACTTTCCATATCTGGTGTATCTGACAACAGCGAAGTCGAGTATTATGATTATTACGGCAACTCAATTATAAGAGGTAAGGAAAACAGAGTTTTCATGAGTACTCTTAGTATAGGTGTAAAACACAATATTTTCTTCGATGATATTGAAGGTAACTTCAAACCATTGATTAAAGGAGGGATTGCTCCGGCTCTTATTTTTTACACACCTTATTCACGTCCTTTCTTTGAATCATTTAAATATACTCAGACAAGTTACGGTTTAGGTGTATACGGGGGAATCGGCATTGAATATTATGAGTCAAAAAGTATTGGCTTCGGTATTACGTTTGAATATTATTACATACCTGTTTTAGGCGCCGATGTTTACAGCCTGAAAGATAAGAAAATAAACAACGTTGGAGGTGTTCAGATAGGTTTCACTTTTATGTTCTTATAATTTTAAGATTATTATTTGTCTTATTTAAAAGTACGGAATTTTGTATTTTGTATAATAAGCTTAGTCTGTTCTTTTGCGGGCTAAGTTTTTTAATTATTAATTTATATGTTAGATAAACTTCAAAAAGTAAAAGACAGGTACAACGAAATATCCGATCTTCTTTCAAAGCTCGAAACTATCAATGATCAGAACGAATTCAGAAAACTCTCTAAAGAGTATTCCGACCTAACAGATGTTGTTAATGCTTATGATAGTTACCTCAATCTTAAAAAAGAGTATGACGATAATAAAGACCTTATGTATAACTCGGGAGATTATGAACTTAAAGAACTCGCTAAAGAGGAAGTCGAAAGACTCGAACCTGT
Above is a genomic segment from Ignavibacteria bacterium containing:
- the kdsA gene encoding 3-deoxy-8-phosphooctulonate synthase; this translates as MLPNYFKKELGLKNLNNFLLISGPCVVESKSVVFKTCEKLKTITDKLKIPFIFKASYKKANRTSGKSFKGIDFDKAVSILERVRYEFNVPVLTDVHSALEAELLGDIVDVIQIPAFLCRQTDILEAAGNTNKIVNIKKGQFLAPQDIVYQAKKVEATGNKKIMLTERGSTFGYQNLVVDFRSFPIMKKFGYPVIFDATHSVQMPSKENGVSGGNPEFIEPLAKAACAIGVDGFFFEAHPNPAKALSDGSNMMKLDKMEELLKKLLAIYRKL
- a CDS encoding RNA methyltransferase, which codes for MTEKRLNKFREVVSKRQKYLTLVLENLHDPHNVSAIFRTAESVGIDKVYLIYNGEEKFPRISKVSSASAKKWVEVVKFDSVKKCFAELKKQKFKIYSTHMEENKKNLSLFDIDLTKRVALVFGNEHRGVSDEARKHSDKNFLIPMVGMVQSLNVSVSVAVCIYEAMRQRIGAGMYDKSAYTAKELKQKLTDYLNR